CTCGATCAATTACATGACTATTTTATTCGTATCGATGGTCATCATTGGTGTGTTTTTATAATAAAGATAGCCTGACTTACGCGGTCGGGCTTTTTTTATTGCGAAAAAAAGTAGAATTTCTTACTAGTAATTTTTCTGAAAAGCCGATACAATAGAGGGAGTAGCATGAAGGAGTGCAGAAATATATGCGATTTATTTTACGAACAGTTTGTGTGGTAGTGGTATGTCTTTTTGTGGGCTACTACACCGATCTATTTTTTGAAACACCGACAGATGTTAATACAGTGGATGAGAAGAGTGTGCAACAAGGTAATGTAGATAAAAATAATACGACGGAAAGCAGTCCGAAAGCGGAGACGCAAACGAGTCTTGCTGCTTATTTAAATAAAGATGTGTCATTGCTTGTGAAGAATTATGGTGATCCGATTCGAATAGATGCTTCGCCATATAGCTACCAAAATTATATTTTTCATCAAAATGATGGTTTGTATATGCAAGTGGGTGTAACGAATAATAAGGTACAGACGATTTATGCTTTGGGGGATAAGTTACCGCTCAAGCCGTTTGAGATTGGAATGACGACAGAGAAGGTTTTCTTGAATATGAAATTGCAGTCGGAGATCACGTTTAACTATGAGGATAATTACTATCGCTTCGAGTTATCGGAGGATGAGCTTAATATACGTCCGCTGATTAGTCTTGGGAACGGTGTCTACGCGCAGGTTAATTTTGATAAATTTGAGTCCAAAGTGATCAGCGTTCGGTATTTTAATAAACTTTCACTTATAAAAATGCATCCGTATGAGATGACGTATCAGGGCGATGTTTTTAAGGATACAGTAACGGATGAACAGTGGAAAAATATTGATAAGGCGTCTGATCAGCAAGTGTTTGATATCTCGAATATTTTCCGTGAACGATATGGGAAGAAGCAATTAGAGTGGAATGAGGCTGTGGCTGAGGTCGCTTATGGGCATAGTGTGGATATGTATGAGAATAAATATTTTGATCATGATTCGCCGACATATGGTACGCTTGCGGATCGGATGAGTCGTGCGAATATTGATTATCAGAAGGCGGCGGAGAACATCGCATCTAATTATTTGGATGGACCCGCGGCAGTAGAGGGCTGGCTGAATTCAGCAGGGCACCGCAAAAATCTATTTGACAACAGTTTCACAGATATGGGAGCTGGAACTTATCGGAAATTCTACACGCAGAACTTCTTGCAAAAGTAAAGCGTTTTTTGGATAATCATGTTATAATGGAGAAGGTTATTTGATATACGATGGAAAGAAGGTGGCAACATGCTTGCTACAATGGAAAATCTGGCATTACTTGATGTTTCGGATGATCTTGCATCGATGATTTTGGAGTCAGAAGAGGCAGATCGATATCGCGAATGCCTGCATAAAATGACCACAAGTTTACCAACACAACAGCGTATTAAACGCTTGGCAAAGATAAAAGAGCAGTATGATGAAGTGCAACGTTTTGGTCGCTATCATCCAGATTATAAGGAAGTGAATCGCCTATCCCGCCAGTATAAACGTGAGGTCGATATGGATGAACATGTCGCAGCGTTTCGGCAAGCGGAAATGGATTTACAAAGCTTATTGGATGAAATTAGCATGATCTTGGCAGGTGCTGTCTCGGAAAATATTAAAGTCCCGACTGGGAATCCGTTTTTTGAAACAAAATCTTCTTGTTCAACAGGAGGATGTGGAACGGGTGGCGGTTGTGGCTGTTCAGCTTAAAGAGGGGGAAAGAACATGGAGAATGAACGTCAATCCATTATTATTTGGATGAATCATTTGAAGCAAGTACGTTCTTTAAAGCGTTTTGGAAATGTACATTACGTTTCTAGAAAACTGAAATATGCGGTTCTATATTGCGATATGGCAGAGATTGAAGAAGTTGCCGCTAAATTATCGCGCTTCCATTACGTGAAACGGGTGGAATTGTCGTATCGGCCATTCTTAAACACCGAATACGAATCGAAGAAAGACATGAAGTTTCGTGACCGCATGGATGACGTACAAATTAGCATTTAATAATAGGCGGCTGGTTTGGATAGATAATAAGGAGTTGAATGGAAGCCGGGTTTAACATTTGAAGTAGGCTGTGATTTTGACTTTACGCGAATCGAGCGAAAGCGTTTGTATTCCAAGAATTTGGTGGAAGCCGGAAGCGGAGTGTACGACTGTACATGAGAACCGGAAGTCTGCTAAATTCTTGGAATGCGAGCGCTTGTCGCCGATTTATTTTATTTAACTACCAAACTTCTGTCGCTTTCTATTTTTGGAGGTACATAATAGATGAGAGTTATTGCAGGAGAACGTAAAGGGCATCATTTGAAGGCGGTGCCCGGGACGAATACAAGACCGACGACGGATAAAATTAAGGAATCGCTATTTTCGATTATTGGTCCTTTTTTTGATGGCGAGAAAGTGCTGGATTTGTTCGCTGGAAGTGGTGGACTTGGAATCGAGGCGCTCAGCCGTGGGGCTAGTGAGTGTGTATTTATTGATCAGGCGCAAGCAGCGATTAAGACGGTTCATTTGAATGTGTCGGCGTGTCATTTAGAGGCTCAGGCGCATATTTTTCGGAATGAATCGAAGCGGGCTTTGAAGCTTTTGGCTAAAAATGCGTGGGCGTTTGATTTAGTATTTTTGGATCCGCCTTATAAAAAGCAACAGTTGGAGCAATTGATGACATCACTTGCAGAGCTCGAACTTGTTAACGATGAGGCGCTTGCTATTTGTGAGCATGATGCGGATGCCAAATTGCCAGATGAGATTGCTGGATTTAAAAAAATTCGGGAAGAGCGCTACGGGATTACGGTGCTTTCAATTTTCGAGTATGAGAAGGAAGTGGCGATAAATGGATAAAATAGCAGTATGTCCGGGTAGCTTTGATCCGATTACAAATGGTCATTTAGATATTATTACGCGCGCGGCCAAGGTTTTTGATGTGCTTTATGTGGCAGTTTTAAATAATTCGTCGAAGCAATCGCTTTTTGATGTCGAGGAACGGATATATTTGATGGAACAGGTGACGAAACATTTGCCGAATGTGCGTGTGGAAAGTGCGTCTGGATTGCTTGTGGATTATGCGAGGGAAAAGGAAGCAAACGCGATTGTACGTGGGTTACGGGCAATTAGTGATTTTGAATATGAGATGCAGATTACGGCAATGAACCGTGTGCTTGATGATCATATTGAAACGTTTTTTATTATGACGAGTTCGCAGTATTCTTTCCTCAGTTCGAGTATTGTGAAGGAAGTGGCGCGGTATAATGGCAATATTGCTGAGCTGGTGCCGCCGATCGTACATCAGGCGTTGCTAAATAAACTAGGGAATACAGGAGAAAAAGGATGATAAAAAAGAATTGGAAAAAATTATTAGCCGGTCTGATCGTTTTGGCTTTGGTCGTTGCGTTTTTTGTACCGTTGCCATACTATGTGACGCGGCCCGGTAGTGCGGATAAATTGAGTCCACTTGTTTCGGTGGAAGGATATCCGAGTAAAAGTGAGGGCGTATTTCGCTTAGTGACGATTGCGATGGGGCAGGCGAATATTTATTCATACCTAGCGGCGAAAGTGATGCCATATCAGGAGATCGAGAAGGAATCGGACGTTCGTGGAGAAAATGAAACGGATGAGGAGTATAATGTTCGTCAGTTATCGCTCATGAATCAATCGAAAAATAATGCGATTCAAGTGGCATATAAAGCAGCTGGGAAATCGGTGAAAATAGAGTATCGCGGGGTTTATGTTTTGAGTGTGATGAAAGATGCTCCTGCGGCAAAATACTTACAAGCAGGCGATTTAATCACAGCGATTGATGGGAAAACGTTTGAATCGAGTGCGGAATTTATTAAATATGTTCGCAGCAAAAAAGTTGGCGATAAGGTCGAGGTGAGCTACAAGCATCAAGATAAATCGGAAAAAGCATCGATTGAGTTGATTGATATTGATAAAAAAGGCACGCCAGGTATCGGTATTTCGCTTGTCGATGATCAGAAGCTAGTCACGGATCCTGCCATTAAGATTGATTCCGAAAAAATTGGTGGACCATCTGCTGGTTTGATGTTTACGCTAGAAATTTATAATCATTTTGGTAAGACGGATTGGACAAAAGGGCGTAATATCGCTGGAACAGGGACAATCGATGTTGACGGAAATGTTGGCCGCATCGGTGGTATCGATCAGAAAGTGGTTGCGGCGGATCGTGATGATGTGGAAATTTTCTTCGCACCTGATGATACGGTGACAGATGAGATGAAGAAGTTTGAGCCTGGCGCTGTGAGTAATTATGCAGAGGCAGTGAAGACGGCAAAAGCGATCGATTCTAAAATGAAGATCGTCCCTGTGAAAACGTTCCAAGATGCGCTCGATTATTTGAAAACGGTGAAAGAGAAGAAATAGTGTAAAAAAAACCTTAATCCGACGCGATTAAGGTTTTTTCCTATATGGCGTTGTGTGAAAATCGCGTAAAACTTGATCGCCTAAACTTGGGGCTAAAGAATATAATTTGCCTGCACGAATATCGTTTTGAATCAGATGGGGATTGGCTTTTGAAGCAGTACTCACGATCGGTAGGCTGATTTCTTTTTTGATTTGGCTGAGGTATTGTTGGCCGTTTGCTGACATACCTAAAAGCCGAATGTAATTTTGCGATGCTGTGTCGTGTGCTCTTTGTTGGAAAAGTATTTGTAAAGCTGTTCGCTTGATACGTGAGGTGCTGTAGCGTTTGGTTGTTGTTTTTGCTAAGAAATCATCGAAGGTCGCTGCGTGAATGGCTGCTTGTTGTAACCTGTTCTCAATGCCCTCAGAAACGCCTCGTATCGTTGCTAACTGGTCAGTTGGTGCTGAAATAAGCTGATATCGGAGTAGAGGCCAAAAGTCGTTCCAAGTGACAAATGAATGGGTTTCTCGATATTTTTGCAGGATGACCAATGTAGTATCCGGTAAGTATTGCTGAGCTGTTTTCCAATCGTTTGCGAGTAAGATATGGCGGATTGCTGTAGCGCTCGCGATGGAATGGTGCGCTGGACTTTGATCGTGGTAGCCTGCGCTTTTTCGGGACATCGTTGCTATATTGATATTTTTCCCTTGTTCGGCGATGGCAAGCGCATAATGGAAACCCAAGATATTATTAGGCTGTGCTAAATCAAGCGTCAGATCGGGCGCTAGTTCACGAATTGCGCTATTCCAAGCAGTAGCGTAACTATTCGCTTTATCGTCCAAAAAACGTCGTATAGAGGCTTTAAAAGAGACGCTCTCTTCGGTCACTAGCTTTGCAATCGAGCTGAACACTTTTGCATCGCCATTTTCGCTTCCAAAAAAAATCGATGAGACCCCAAGCGAACCTAGAATTTCAATGGCGCCATGTGCGAAAATAGCGGCTTGTTGTGTTGCATAGTCAAAGGGAAGTTCGACGACAAGATCGACACCAGCATCCACAGCCATCTGTGCGCGTTCCCATTTTGGAAGTAGAGCAGGCTCGCCACGTTGGAGGAAAGATCCGCTCATGACAGCGATAACAACATCTTCGTCTGTTTGCTTCCTGGCCTCTTGTAAATGCAATAAGTGGCCATTATGAAAAGGGTTATATTCCACGATAATGCCTGTTGCTTTCATTTTTATCAACTCCATGTCACAATAGTAAGGTAGATTTTTTCGATCGCTATTTTTAGATTACCTCCAGAATACCATAAAATCGCGCATGATAACATGATTCGTTTTGGGAATAGGGATTGACAAAAGGCTTAGAAAAGTCTATAATATTTTTTGTTGCGCTTGGAGTGATAAACAATGAAATGGTCATTAATTCAACTACAGAAATACCGTGGTAAAAAAGTACCAATAGAGCAGGAAGTTGATGTTACAGAATACTTGAAAGAGCATAACCATGATGTTCGTGATGCAAGCCCTGTGCGTGTGTCTGGTGATATTACGGTGCGCCAAGATTCCGTTTTGATCGAACTTGTTTTAGATGGGACGATTATATTGCCATGTGCCAGAACATTTGAAGATGTTATTTATCCGTATCATATCGAATCTGTGGAAACGTATGTGGACAAAGAGGAGAAAGTGCTGGATGAGATGCATCACCTGATGGATGGCGATAAAATTGACGTGTTACCAGTGATTGAAGAGTTACTTTTGTTAGAAATTCCAATGCAAGTTTACAGTGATAATGTAGAAAATGCGTTGTCAGAAGGAAACGATTGGAACATTATAACGGAAGAAGAGCTGGAGCAACAAGCAAAGCAAGAAGAAACAAAAGTGGATCCTCGTCTTGCAGGATTAGCCGATTTCTTTGATAAAAAGAACGACTGATTTTACAAGCTGGAATATATTTTAGGAAGAAGAAATTTTTCCTAAAAGGATTGCGATGAGGGAGATATCCCGAAGTCGCGAAGGAGGTGTATGGAAATGGCAGTACCTTTTAGAAGAACATCTAAAGCGAAAAAACGTAAGCGTCGTACGCACTTCAAATTACAAGTGCCTGGTATGGTAGAATGCCCTAGTTGTGGAGAGTACAAACTTTCTCACCGTATTTGTCCAGAATGTGGTCAATATAACGGCAAAGAAGTAGTAGAAACCAACTAATTTACGTGAACAAAAACAGGCGATACGTACGCTTGTCAAATAGAAAACCCAGAAGACGCCATGGATCTTCTGGGTTTTTTATTTAGGCTCACAGGAAAAGACTGCGAGCAGGTAATCTTTTTGTCACGCGCTATACATAGAAAAAGGACCCTACTTCAAAAATGCAAAACTCCGCAGATTTTGCTAAAATAAACACAAGCTATAAAAGAGGAGTGAGGGACATGGCGTATCAGGTTGGCATTATCGGAGCAGGGGCATTGGGCTTATTGTACGCAGGTTTGCTACAGGAAAATGTAACGCTTTTTACTCGAACGAAAGAGCAAGCGAATCTTATTGCAGAGCATGACGGCATAACTGTGATAACTGGGCATGATCAGAGCCGCGTTGATGTTCGCGCGATACCGATAGATGATGCTGATTTCACAACGACAGATTTTCTTATCATAACGGTGAAATCATATCAACTAGAAAATATAATGGAAACACTGATGAAGATTCCTCCCAATATACCACTTTTATTTCTACAAAACGGCATGGGACATCTAACGCAACTTTCTGATCTGCCACAAAAAACAATCTTGCTTGGAACGTGTGAACATGGTGCTGGAAAAATCGATGCGACGACGGTGGTCTGGCGTGGTGCGGGTCAGACAAATTGGGCGATATTTCGAGGCGAGGCAAACACGATGTTACGAACGATTATGATGGTGAATCCTGAGTTCCCTTTTTTTGAGCAAGCGGATTTTAAAGAAATGGTTTATAATAAGTTATTGGCAAATGCGGTGATTAATCCGTTGACGGCTGTTCTTGGTGTGCCGAATGGTGCCTTATTACATAATGAATATTGGTATACGTTGCTTGTGAGTTTGACGAGGGAAGTGGCAGATGTACTGCATCGTGAGGACGCGTTAGAGGCTGTCGTTGCGATATGTAAGGCGACGTCGGCTAATTATTCTTCGATGGCTACAGATGTACGTGAGAAGCGGAAAACGGAGATTGCGAGCATTTCGGGGGCTGTTGTTGCACTTGCCGAGGAGCAAGGCAAAGTCGCCCCGATTTCAGAAACATTATACGGCCTAGTGAAAGGGCTAGAAGGAGAATACTTACAGTGAGTTGGTTAACGAATATAACGGCGCTTGTTATCATCGCCCCAGTACTTATTTTTACAGTGACTTTTATGGTGACGCAGCAAATGACAAAAAGAACACCAAAAGCGGTGAAGCGAAGCGCAGATGTGACGACGTTTTTCCTGATCTTAGCGGATCACTTTTTCATGATTGTGCTATTTGATCAGTCGTTTTTGTTGTATATTCTGTTGTTGTTATTCTTGATTGGCATTCTATTTGTCGCGCTATTCGCCAAGTCACAAGGGATTATTAATTTTCGTAAAGTGATTCGCGGTTATTGGCGAATTTGCTTCTTTGCTTTTGCGATCTTATATTTATTGTTATTCGTGATCGGTATTGTAAAAAGTATTATATTAGTTTTTTAGCCAATCCACAGTTTTTTCAAATTTAAGTGGCCGTATAGGAGTTTGTCTTCGGTCTGGATGGTCGCATGGATGAATTGGTGTTTGGTCATATGCTCTAGGAAGAGGAGCAGGTGATTATCGCGCACAAAGCTCTCGAGTTGGTCGTAAAAATAATCGCGATCGCTGAATGCTGTGCACTGCCGCGCTTGATGTAGTAGCTCCTCTATTTGTTGGAGCTCTTTTTTTGCCCAAAAACGCTGAGGTGCTAAATTAGGGTTTCCGTAAAAATCCATAAAAGCAATCTCGATATCGCTACTTGGGACATCAGCACCCATGTTAATATCAATATCCTCCCATTTCGCTTGATAAAATTCGGAGCTTATATCGATGATTTGCAAGTCGAGTGAAATACCAAACTCGGCTGCTCGGGCTACAACCCAACGACCTTGACGAATAGTTTTTGCATGGGAAAGAATCGCAAAACGCAATGGTTCCCCGTTGTAATGAGCGCTTTTTAGCAATGCTGTTATTTTACTAGAATCTCTCTTTTGTGGACTAGACTTATGAAAAAAATAACTGGAAGCCTCAGATTCCTCGTCATTTTCTAGATCATGAAGCATTTTTTGTGGATCGAGCAGGTGATAGAAAGCTTCTCGGAATGCTCGATGATGTGCGAAAGTACAGTGTTTGAAGTTAAACGTAACGATATTGACACCGTAATCTTTCGTTGCGTGATCCGTATAGTCTGTATTATCGGCATTTCCCATGTTCGTGACGGTGATGACGGGATTCTTCTGGTCTTTCACAAGCCAAAATTCAATTCGATCGAGAAATGGGCGTTCTAGGAAATGGTCGTCAAAGGCTTCTAGAATTAGTTTTTGAGAGCTTCTTTTTGTCAGCTTGAAGGCGCCGGTGCTCGTCCATTTATATTCGTCAAAAGGGACATCGTGCGGTAGAATAACAAGGTTTCCTAGACAAAGATAGCGAATGAAGAAAGGATTCGGTGTATGGAGATGAATCGTGATCTTTGTTTCGGACGGGAGCTCTATTCGTGCAATATCTTTTAGATACCAATGAGTCACGGTTCCTTTTTGCATCGCTTTTTCAAGCGTTTGGTAAACATCAGTGCTCGTCAACGTTCTACCATGATGGAAACGGATTCCTTTTCGAATATGAAATGTCCAAACCGTGCTGTTATGCTCGGCTTTCCAGTGATGCGCGATGCATGGCATGACGGTGTTCGTTGTTGTGTCGAAGCGAACAAGTGGATCACCAAGTTGAAGAAGTAAGGAGCTCTCCATGTTGATGGATGTATGAAGCGGATCAAGGATGCTAAATGGGCGTGCGATGACGAGGCGTAATATATCTTGGTCGCCCTTCTCGGTATGCAGTCCAAATAGTTCGTTCATTTCGGAGGAAACCGAGCTAAACCATTCGCGTGGAATATTAAACTGCAAGAGGCCAAGCAGTTTATCTAGATTTTCTTGTTCCACAGCGGTGCGGATAAAGTCCTCAATTTCTGATTGGAAGCTCTGCGCAAATGTTATTTTGGAGGCGTTTCCTCGTCCTTGACCAGGCTGATACTGGCAAAATTCGAGTTCTTGATATTTTTTGAGTTTTCGCTTGACGTTTTTGTCACTGCATGCCCATTTTTCGGCCAGTTCATTCAGTCGAAAGGTAGCGGTGTTATCGATTTGTCTTTCTAGCAAAAAAGCACGCATGTCGTAGTAGGCAATGTCACGCATTGTGTGAACCTCCTTCTAGTATAAAAGGGGACAAAAAAATATGATATTATCCCTTTTTCTCCTTTTTAAAACTAGTTATACTATGTTTAGGAGGTGAAGTCAATGTTTCGTACATTGCATCCAAATATAAAAGCGCGGATTGGTATTTCGTTTTTAAGTAAGCTGATTGGTTCGATGGTGTTTCCGTTCATGGCGATTTATTTTGCGAAGGAGATTAACATTGGGGTCGCTGGTATTTTGCTGATGATTAACATCGCGGTACAGTTTATTGCGAGTATTTATGGCGGACATTTGGCAGATCATATCGGACGGCGGAAATTGATGGTGTGGGGAGAGTGGGTGAAAGTTGGTGCGTTTGCCCTGATGCTACTCGTGAATTCGCCTTTTATTGTGTCCCCTTGGTTGACGTTCGTTGCGCTTCTTTTAATCGCGGTATCTCAAGGCTTTACCATCCCTGCGAGTGACGCGATGTTGATTGATGTGAGTACGCGTGAGGAGCGGGCTTACATGTATTCGATTAATTACTGGGCGAATAATTTATCTGTGATGATCGGTGTCGTTATCGGTGGTTGGTTTTTCCAAAGTTATTTATTTGAACTGCTCATCGGGTTGCTTGTGATGTCGCTTGTGACGACTTGGTTGACGATTACGCGGATTTCGGAAACATTAGTGTTGAGTGAAAGACGCGAGGCAAGTGATGCGGGGATAAGAAATTTGTTTCGGAGTTATCAGAAGATTTTGTACGATGCTCGTTTTCTATGGTTCACAGCAGGCGGAATCGCGGTATTGTCGATTGAATTCCAGCGCAATAATTTTATTTCAGTACGGCTAGCCGATGTGTTTCCGCCGATGTTATACAGCTTTGGGTGGCTTGGAAATATACCTTTTGACGGTGTGAAACTGGTGAGCGTGTTGACGTTGGTAAACACATTGATGATTGTACTTTTCACAGCTCCAATTGCAAAATGGGTGCGAGATCGAAATCTGCAAAAATGGATGTATGTTGGATTTATGGTTTTTTCGTTTGGGTTTGCGTTATGTGCCTTTGCGAATCATATTTGGATACTATTTGGCGCCACAGTCATCTTATCTGTCGGAGAATTGCTTTACGTGCCAACGCGGCAAACGATTCTGGCGGATATTGTGGACGATTCGATGCGCGGGACCTACATGGCGTTTAATGGCTTTGTTTTTCAAATTGGAAAATTAATTGGCGCCGGAAGTTTGATGTTTTCGCCGTATATTGGGAAGTATGGCATGGCTTTATTCATCCTGTTTTGCGGGCTTGTTGGTGTGTTGATGACATTCTGGGCGCTTAAACCAACAACGCGGACAGTGAGGCAAGAATAGGAAAAAGAAGAGACACGACCGAGAAAGGGCATTTTTCGGTAGACATCTCTTCTTTTTTTCGTGTTATTTTGCGCCATAAGATAGTAGTAAATCGGCAATAGCATCGTAACCTTGTTGTTTCGCGTGTGTAAGTGGTGTAACGCCGCTAGAATCTGCGATGTTTAGATCGGCCCCGTTTTCGAGTAATGCCTGTACAATTTGCTGTTGCGTTTTGCTGCCATCGGAAAGTACAATCGCCTCTAAAAGTGCGGTCCAGCCGGGATTATTTACGTGATTCACATCGATATCAGTTTCGGCTAAAAGGAGGCGAACGTTTGCTAGATGGCCTTTTTCGGCAGCTGGAATCAAGGCAGTTCCTCCAAAGCGATTCGTCAGCGTGTAATCGGGTTTATGCGGAATCATTAATTTTAAAATTTCTGTTCGTCCCTCTGCCCCTGCGTATAAAAAGGGACTATCTTCTATCTTATCTTGCAAATTGACATTGGCGCCGTATTGTAGAAATAGTTTTGCCATCGGGATATTATTGTCATGGGTGGAAACGAGTAAGCCGCTTTCACCGCGAGTATTCACTGTATCAACTTGTGCCCCTTGCTTTAATAGGGCTTCGATTTGTTGGCTATCCTTTGTTTCTATAGCTTTGAGTAGGGCTTGATTCAAATTGGCCACATTTTTTGGCATAGACTTCTCCTCGGATTCTTTTTTTACGGGGCTTTTTTGCGTGGTGGTTATTGTTTCTTTTGTGTTGACATTGGAACAGGCGGCGAGTATGAGTGTTATGAAAATGAGAACGATTTTTGCCATGGAGCGACCTCCTTCTTTCTTCTAATTATGCCATATAAAAATAAACTGGAGATTAACTAGAGCTTAAAATGTTGTTACCACGAATTTTTATCCATTATCTTACGTTGCGTCCCACTAACACCCACATTTTTTTAAGTTAGTAAAATGGCTCTATAGATCGGTTTCAGCGGTATTTTTTTGATGTGTCGCTTCTTTTTTGCGCTTTTTTTTAGTTTTTGGTGGTACGAAGTGGGGAGTTGTGGTAAAGTTGTCTATAAGAAAGTGGGGATGGACTATGTTCATGGGCGAATATCAACATAACATTGATATAAAGGGTCGTTTAATCGTGCCATCTAAATTCCGTGAACAATTAGGGGATCAATTTGTCATTACCCGAGGGCTTGATAAATGTCTTTTTGCTTATCCGCTTGATGAGTGGACGAAAGTAGAAGAAAAGATCCAGACACTCCCACTGACTAAAAAAGATGCTCGTTCTTTTACCCGTTTTTTCTTTTCTGGGGCTTCGGAATGTGAGCTTGATAAGCAGGGCCGGATTAATATTCCGTCCAATTTAACAAGCTATGCGGAACTCGAGAAGGAGACGGTGATTGTCGGGGTCGCAAGTCGTATTGAAATTTGGAGCAAGTCGGAATGGGATAAATTCTTCAATGAAGCAGAAGAGTCATTTGCAGACATTGCCGAAAATATGATTGGCTTTGATATTTAAGGAGGAGTAAGTATGTTCGAACATGAAACGGTACTATTAAAAGAAACGGTAGATAGCTTAAATATAAAGCCTGATGGTGTCTATGTAGATTGTACCCTTGGTGGTGCAGGTCATAGCGCGTATCTTCTTAGTCAACTTTCAGAAAAAGGCCATTTATTTGCGTTTGATCAAGATAGTACGGCGATTGCTCACGCGAAAGAGTTCCTTAGTGAGTACGAGGGTCAAGTAACGTTTATCAAAAGCAACTTTAGATATATAAAAGAAGCATTACTAGAAGTTGGCGTGACAGAAGTAGATGGGATTTTGTATGATTTAGGTGTTTCCTCCCCACAACTAGACGAACGGGAACGAGGATTTAGTTACCATCAAGATGCACCGCTAGATATGCGAATGGATCAAGAGGCGGAACTTACAGCACGCGATGTTGTCAATGATTGGCGTTATGAAGATCTTGTACGAATTTTTTTCCAATATGGTGAGGAGAAGTTTTCAAAACAAGTAGCACGAGAAATTGAGCGTAGGCGTGAAGTGGCACCGATTGAAACGACTGGTGAGCTCGTTGACGCGATTAAAGCCGCGATCCCTGCACCGGCAAGACGAAAAGGTGGACACCCAGCGAAACGGGTTTTTCAAGCGATTCGAATTGCGGTGAACGATGAGTTGGGAGCAGTAGAAGATTCGCTGAAAGAAGCGATGGACTTGCTGAAACCTGGTGGACGGATTAGCGTTATTACGTTCCACTCATTAGAAGATCGCATTACAAAACACATTTTTACGGACGAATCAAAAGGGCCGGAACTGCCGCCAGGGTTACCGATTATTCCAGAAGAATATAAGCCGAAAATGAAATTAGTTACAAGAAAACCGATTCTCCCGTCTGAGCAAGAACTGGCAGAAAACAATCGTGCCAGATCAGCAAAACTTAGAGTGATAGAGCGGAATAAGTAGAAAGTAGGAGTGAAGTAGATGAGTAATAATGTAGCCTACAAAGCCAATGCGGAACCAAAACGTGTACATACAGAAGCGCCGCAACCACAACCGAAAAAACAAATTTTAAAACGTGGTAAAATAACGTTGGGTGAAAAACTAATCGCCTCCGTTTTTATTATCGTTATTGCGGTTTTTGCTTTTAAAATTATTCATGTACAAGCACAAA
The sequence above is drawn from the Listeria weihenstephanensis genome and encodes:
- a CDS encoding YlbF family regulator gives rise to the protein MLATMENLALLDVSDDLASMILESEEADRYRECLHKMTTSLPTQQRIKRLAKIKEQYDEVQRFGRYHPDYKEVNRLSRQYKREVDMDEHVAAFRQAEMDLQSLLDEISMILAGAVSENIKVPTGNPFFETKSSCSTGGCGTGGGCGCSA
- the coaD gene encoding pantetheine-phosphate adenylyltransferase, whose product is MDKIAVCPGSFDPITNGHLDIITRAAKVFDVLYVAVLNNSSKQSLFDVEERIYLMEQVTKHLPNVRVESASGLLVDYAREKEANAIVRGLRAISDFEYEMQITAMNRVLDDHIETFFIMTSSQYSFLSSSIVKEVARYNGNIAELVPPIVHQALLNKLGNTGEKG
- a CDS encoding YlbG family protein; translated protein: MENERQSIIIWMNHLKQVRSLKRFGNVHYVSRKLKYAVLYCDMAEIEEVAAKLSRFHYVKRVELSYRPFLNTEYESKKDMKFRDRMDDVQISI
- a CDS encoding nucleotidyltransferase, producing MKATGIIVEYNPFHNGHLLHLQEARKQTDEDVVIAVMSGSFLQRGEPALLPKWERAQMAVDAGVDLVVELPFDYATQQAAIFAHGAIEILGSLGVSSIFFGSENGDAKVFSSIAKLVTEESVSFKASIRRFLDDKANSYATAWNSAIRELAPDLTLDLAQPNNILGFHYALAIAEQGKNINIATMSRKSAGYHDQSPAHHSIASATAIRHILLANDWKTAQQYLPDTTLVILQKYRETHSFVTWNDFWPLLRYQLISAPTDQLATIRGVSEGIENRLQQAAIHAATFDDFLAKTTTKRYSTSRIKRTALQILFQQRAHDTASQNYIRLLGMSANGQQYLSQIKKEISLPIVSTASKANPHLIQNDIRAGKLYSLAPSLGDQVLRDFHTTPYRKKP
- a CDS encoding CAP domain-containing protein, which codes for MRFILRTVCVVVVCLFVGYYTDLFFETPTDVNTVDEKSVQQGNVDKNNTTESSPKAETQTSLAAYLNKDVSLLVKNYGDPIRIDASPYSYQNYIFHQNDGLYMQVGVTNNKVQTIYALGDKLPLKPFEIGMTTEKVFLNMKLQSEITFNYEDNYYRFELSEDELNIRPLISLGNGVYAQVNFDKFESKVISVRYFNKLSLIKMHPYEMTYQGDVFKDTVTDEQWKNIDKASDQQVFDISNIFRERYGKKQLEWNEAVAEVAYGHSVDMYENKYFDHDSPTYGTLADRMSRANIDYQKAAENIASNYLDGPAAVEGWLNSAGHRKNLFDNSFTDMGAGTYRKFYTQNFLQK
- the rsmD gene encoding 16S rRNA (guanine(966)-N(2))-methyltransferase RsmD gives rise to the protein MRVIAGERKGHHLKAVPGTNTRPTTDKIKESLFSIIGPFFDGEKVLDLFAGSGGLGIEALSRGASECVFIDQAQAAIKTVHLNVSACHLEAQAHIFRNESKRALKLLAKNAWAFDLVFLDPPYKKQQLEQLMTSLAELELVNDEALAICEHDADAKLPDEIAGFKKIREERYGITVLSIFEYEKEVAING
- a CDS encoding SepM family pheromone-processing serine protease; translated protein: MKKNWKKLLAGLIVLALVVAFFVPLPYYVTRPGSADKLSPLVSVEGYPSKSEGVFRLVTIAMGQANIYSYLAAKVMPYQEIEKESDVRGENETDEEYNVRQLSLMNQSKNNAIQVAYKAAGKSVKIEYRGVYVLSVMKDAPAAKYLQAGDLITAIDGKTFESSAEFIKYVRSKKVGDKVEVSYKHQDKSEKASIELIDIDKKGTPGIGISLVDDQKLVTDPAIKIDSEKIGGPSAGLMFTLEIYNHFGKTDWTKGRNIAGTGTIDVDGNVGRIGGIDQKVVAADRDDVEIFFAPDDTVTDEMKKFEPGAVSNYAEAVKTAKAIDSKMKIVPVKTFQDALDYLKTVKEKK